A section of the Williamwhitmania sp. genome encodes:
- a CDS encoding nucleotidyl transferase AbiEii/AbiGii toxin family protein, translating into MKNYNISSESINNPYLVKLLTQLTTFFQSRATPFYVIGATARDLMLQHNQIKAVRMTRDLDIAIAIPDWAEYQKIEDELLALDGFKKDHQQRQRFIFMDSYELDIVPYGAIMKEQDKIFWPPDEEFAMSVLGFSEVDEAASEVAIDGNLKIKVASLAGIFILKISAWRDRNLNHSKDAEDMGFILCNYYSINEPRVLENHQDYYEDPNFSLNTAGARLLGVDMAAILKDSDEVKKKFIVFLESEYDLEEKSRLLNQIVETNKPIGYDEFHKCVKNIIDELKYN; encoded by the coding sequence CGCAGCTTACAACCTTTTTTCAATCAAGGGCTACTCCTTTTTATGTGATTGGTGCCACTGCACGAGATTTAATGCTCCAACACAATCAGATAAAAGCTGTGCGAATGACTCGTGATTTAGATATAGCAATAGCTATTCCAGATTGGGCCGAGTATCAGAAGATAGAAGATGAATTATTAGCGCTTGATGGTTTTAAAAAGGATCACCAACAACGCCAACGCTTCATTTTTATGGACAGCTATGAGCTTGATATCGTTCCATATGGGGCTATAATGAAGGAGCAGGATAAAATATTCTGGCCTCCAGACGAGGAGTTTGCAATGAGTGTTTTGGGTTTTTCTGAAGTTGATGAGGCCGCAAGTGAGGTAGCAATTGATGGTAATTTAAAAATAAAGGTTGCTTCTCTAGCGGGTATTTTTATTCTTAAAATTTCTGCTTGGAGAGATAGAAACCTGAACCACAGCAAGGATGCCGAGGATATGGGGTTTATCCTGTGCAACTACTATTCAATTAATGAGCCAAGAGTTCTTGAAAACCATCAAGATTATTATGAAGATCCAAATTTTTCTTTAAACACTGCTGGTGCTCGTCTTTTAGGTGTTGATATGGCGGCAATATTGAAAGATAGCGATGAGGTCAAGAAAAAGTTTATTGTATTTCTTGAGTCCGAATACGATTTGGAAGAAAAAAGCCGCCTGTTGAACCAAATAGTTGAGACGAATAAACCAATAGGATACGACGAATTTCATAAATGTGTTAAAAATATTATTGACGAATTGAAATACAATTAA